In the genome of Thermodesulfobacteriota bacterium, one region contains:
- a CDS encoding haloacid dehalogenase type II: MKQKADLSSIKALTFDVFGTVVDWRATIIRECTLLGKSKGINLDWAGFADAWRAGYAPAMDKVRNGELPWMNIDAIHRMILGQLLIEFNIKGLSESEKDDLNRVWHRLKPWPDAVRGLRRLRRRFVLATLSNGNISLLVNMAKNAGLPWDCILSSELAKHYKPDKEVYQTAAYLLGLKPEQVMMVAAHKDDLYAAGRVGFKTAFLLRPLEFGPQGKPDLIRDPLFDLTATDFIDLANKLNA; this comes from the coding sequence ATGAAACAAAAAGCAGATTTATCCTCTATCAAGGCGCTTACCTTCGACGTGTTCGGCACGGTCGTCGATTGGCGCGCCACAATAATCCGCGAGTGTACTCTACTCGGAAAATCCAAAGGAATTAATTTAGATTGGGCTGGGTTCGCCGACGCATGGCGTGCAGGGTATGCACCGGCAATGGATAAGGTTCGAAATGGTGAATTGCCCTGGATGAATATTGATGCAATTCATCGGATGATCCTCGGCCAGCTACTTATAGAATTTAATATAAAAGGATTAAGCGAAAGTGAGAAGGACGATCTGAACCGTGTATGGCATCGACTTAAGCCGTGGCCTGACGCTGTTCGTGGGCTAAGAAGGCTTCGCAGACGATTCGTGTTGGCGACGCTCTCAAACGGCAACATATCTTTACTCGTGAATATGGCCAAGAACGCAGGATTGCCGTGGGACTGTATCTTGTCATCAGAATTGGCGAAGCACTACAAGCCTGATAAAGAGGTGTATCAGACTGCGGCTTATCTGTTGGGGCTAAAACCGGAGCAAGTAATGATGGTGGCAGCGCACAAAGATGACCTTTACGCAGCAGGTAGGGTTGGATTCAAAACGGCATTTCTCCTCCGCCCTCTGGAATTTGGTCCGCAGGGAAAACCCGATCTTATTAGGGATCCATTGTTCGACTTAACCGCTACGGACTTCATCGACCTGGCCAACAAGCTCAACGCTTGA